In Holophagales bacterium, one DNA window encodes the following:
- a CDS encoding dehydrogenase E1 component subunit alpha/beta produces MNLVPRDRVLRYAFMKLARDLDARFESLLLTGRISKWYSEIGNEGVTVPAGLSLESGDVLCSLHRDLGAILACYLDPPRAFPELGFGEPDSRRPDPDRVLYRLACQLLGKADGFSQGVERSFHYGWLAPEHGIYHVGMISHLGAMIPVAAGCALARRLAGSDRVAITFIGEGGTSTGDFHEGLNMAAVWKLPLVLVVENNRYAFSTPAYMQFAAEKLSDRGPGYGVAAVTVDGNDPDAMAAAYARAFARAREGWGPTLIEALVGRMRGHSEGDDSLKVVPKEEHRRYVAEDPVPGYARALEAAGLMPEARREGIDRRIATLIDRALDAALGAGEPERETAHRAVFAPLLTATEPEPAREPGRRSDSKTTYVDAIHEALREEMERDPTVVLLGQDIGRFEGAFRVTRGLWQRWPERVLDTPIAESGTLGIAAGAAMLGFRPVVEMQFADFVTCGFNQIVNVLAKLYYRWQVPCPVVVRLPSGGGVGAGPFHSQNPEAWFAHVAGLKVVCPATARDAKALLKAAIRDPNPVIFCEHKFLYRRVREEMPDGETIEPLGTARVVREGRDLTLVGYGASTWTCIAAEEELARSGVRAEVVDLRTLVPFDEATVLASVRKTGRVLVVHEAQLTGGFGGEVAARIADAAFAFLDAPVRRVAYPDRPVPYARRLEIELLPDAHRVVAAARELLSY; encoded by the coding sequence GTGAACCTCGTCCCGCGCGACCGCGTCCTCCGTTACGCCTTCATGAAGCTGGCGCGCGACCTCGACGCGCGCTTCGAATCGCTCCTGCTCACCGGGCGGATCTCGAAGTGGTATTCGGAGATCGGCAACGAAGGGGTCACCGTGCCGGCGGGTCTCTCGCTCGAGTCGGGCGACGTGCTCTGTTCGCTGCACCGCGATCTCGGGGCGATCCTCGCCTGCTACCTCGATCCGCCGCGGGCCTTCCCCGAGCTGGGCTTCGGCGAGCCGGACAGCCGGCGGCCCGATCCCGACCGCGTGCTCTACCGCCTCGCCTGTCAGCTGCTCGGCAAGGCGGACGGCTTCTCGCAGGGCGTCGAGCGTTCGTTCCACTACGGCTGGCTCGCCCCCGAGCACGGCATCTACCACGTCGGGATGATCAGCCACCTCGGGGCGATGATCCCGGTGGCCGCCGGGTGCGCCCTGGCCCGCCGGCTCGCCGGCAGCGACCGCGTGGCGATCACCTTCATCGGCGAGGGCGGCACCTCCACCGGCGACTTCCACGAAGGTCTCAACATGGCGGCGGTCTGGAAGCTGCCGCTCGTCCTGGTGGTCGAGAACAACCGCTACGCCTTCTCCACGCCGGCCTACATGCAGTTCGCCGCCGAGAAGCTGTCCGACCGCGGACCCGGCTACGGCGTCGCCGCGGTGACCGTCGACGGCAACGACCCGGACGCGATGGCCGCCGCCTACGCTCGCGCTTTCGCCCGGGCGCGCGAAGGCTGGGGGCCGACGCTCATCGAAGCGCTGGTCGGCCGGATGCGCGGCCACTCGGAGGGTGACGACTCGCTCAAGGTGGTGCCGAAGGAAGAGCATCGCCGCTACGTCGCCGAGGATCCGGTCCCCGGCTACGCGCGCGCGCTCGAGGCTGCCGGGCTGATGCCGGAGGCGCGCCGCGAGGGGATCGACCGGCGTATCGCCACGCTGATCGACCGCGCGCTCGACGCGGCGCTCGGCGCCGGCGAACCGGAGCGCGAGACGGCTCATCGGGCGGTCTTCGCGCCGCTCCTGACCGCGACGGAGCCCGAGCCGGCCCGCGAGCCCGGGAGGCGCAGCGACAGCAAGACGACCTACGTCGACGCGATCCACGAGGCCCTGCGCGAAGAGATGGAGCGCGATCCGACCGTGGTCCTCCTCGGGCAGGACATCGGCCGTTTCGAAGGCGCCTTCCGCGTCACCCGCGGACTCTGGCAACGCTGGCCCGAGCGCGTGCTCGACACGCCGATCGCCGAGAGCGGCACGCTGGGGATCGCCGCCGGGGCGGCGATGCTCGGCTTCCGCCCGGTGGTCGAGATGCAGTTCGCCGACTTCGTCACCTGCGGCTTCAACCAGATCGTCAACGTGCTCGCCAAGCTCTACTACCGCTGGCAGGTGCCCTGTCCAGTCGTGGTGCGCCTGCCCTCCGGGGGCGGCGTCGGCGCCGGGCCGTTCCACTCGCAGAACCCCGAGGCCTGGTTCGCCCACGTTGCCGGACTGAAGGTCGTCTGTCCGGCCACCGCGCGCGACGCCAAGGCGCTGCTCAAGGCGGCGATCCGCGACCCGAACCCGGTGATCTTCTGCGAGCACAAGTTCCTCTACCGGCGGGTGCGCGAGGAGATGCCGGACGGCGAGACGATCGAACCGCTCGGCACGGCGCGCGTCGTGCGCGAAGGGCGCGATCTGACGCTCGTCGGCTACGGCGCGTCGACGTGGACCTGCATCGCCGCCGAGGAGGAGCTGGCCAGGTCGGGAGTGCGCGCCGAGGTCGTCGACCTGCGCACCCTGGTGCCGTTCGACGAGGCGACGGTGCTCGCCTCGGTGCGCAAGACCGGTCGCGTGCTGGTCGTCCACGAGGCCCAGCTCACCGGCGGCTTCGGCGGCGAGGTCGCGGCGCGCATCGCCGACGCGGCGTTCGCCTTCCTCGATGCCCCGGTGCGGCGCGTCGCCTACCCCGACCGCCCGGTGCCCTACGCCCGCCGACTCGAGATCGAGCTCCTGCCCGATGCCCACCGCGTCGTCGCGGCGGCGCGCGAGCTGCTCTCCTACTGA
- a CDS encoding 3-deoxy-D-manno-octulosonic acid transferase yields the protein MWLLYQALVLVLLLLVGPVLLARRGRHYLPAVRARFARRLPEGPRGAIWIHAVSVGEVGVAATLIRALPPELPLLVTTVTSTGQERAQAQLGRRAGIGYLPFELGGPVRRFFSRLAPTALVLTEGDLWPLVLREARRRALPIVVVNGRVSDRSFARLRRLRPLLGPLLDPVDAFGMQTAADCDRLLALGVPATRVEVTGNLKYETPEPPSHPELEARLLALAAGRTIVVAGSTMPGEEEAVLDALAMADPDAVMLVLAARHPERWEVVAAVAASRFPATVRRSALPDTGRPPIVVLDSLGELAGLYRLAGAAFIGGTLVPRGGHNPLEAARFGVPVAVGASMENFREIAEAFDRAEAWWRVGDGRELGELWRALGADPAFGRAVGERGRRLVDENRGALDRTLALLARHLPLAAPAPTP from the coding sequence ATGTGGCTTCTCTACCAGGCGCTGGTCCTCGTCCTCCTCCTCCTCGTCGGTCCGGTCCTGCTGGCGCGACGGGGGCGCCACTACCTGCCGGCGGTGCGGGCGCGGTTCGCCCGGCGCCTGCCGGAAGGCCCGCGGGGCGCGATCTGGATCCACGCGGTGTCGGTCGGCGAGGTCGGCGTGGCTGCCACCCTGATTCGCGCCCTGCCGCCGGAGCTCCCACTGCTCGTCACGACGGTGACCTCGACCGGCCAGGAGCGCGCCCAGGCCCAGCTCGGCCGTCGCGCCGGTATCGGGTACCTGCCGTTCGAGCTCGGGGGACCCGTCCGGCGCTTCTTCTCCCGACTCGCCCCGACGGCCCTGGTGCTCACCGAAGGCGACCTCTGGCCGCTCGTTCTGCGCGAAGCCCGCCGGCGGGCGTTGCCGATCGTCGTGGTCAACGGCCGGGTGAGCGACCGGAGCTTCGCCCGCCTCCGCCGTCTCCGCCCGCTGCTCGGTCCGCTGCTCGACCCGGTCGACGCCTTCGGCATGCAGACCGCCGCCGACTGCGACCGGCTATTGGCGCTCGGCGTGCCCGCCACCCGGGTCGAGGTGACCGGCAACCTCAAGTACGAGACGCCCGAGCCGCCGAGTCACCCCGAGCTCGAGGCGCGGCTGCTCGCCCTGGCGGCCGGCCGGACGATCGTCGTCGCCGGCTCGACGATGCCCGGCGAGGAGGAGGCGGTGCTCGATGCGCTCGCCATGGCGGACCCGGATGCGGTGATGCTGGTGCTCGCCGCACGCCACCCCGAGCGCTGGGAGGTCGTCGCCGCAGTCGCCGCCTCGCGCTTCCCGGCGACGGTACGGCGGAGCGCCCTTCCCGACACGGGTCGGCCCCCGATCGTCGTCCTCGACAGCCTCGGCGAGCTCGCCGGTCTCTATCGGCTCGCCGGCGCCGCCTTCATCGGCGGCACGCTGGTGCCGCGCGGCGGGCACAATCCGCTCGAAGCGGCCCGCTTCGGCGTCCCGGTCGCCGTCGGCGCGTCGATGGAGAACTTCCGCGAGATCGCCGAGGCGTTCGATCGCGCCGAGGCCTGGTGGCGCGTCGGCGACGGGCGCGAGCTCGGCGAGCTCTGGCGCGCTCTCGGCGCCGATCCAGCTTTCGGCCGCGCCGTCGGCGAACGGGGCCGTCGCCTCGTCGACGAAAACCGCGGGGCACTCGACCGGACGCTCGCGCTGCTCGCCCGGCACCTCCCGCTCGCCGCTCCGGCGCCCACGCCATGA
- a CDS encoding protein kinase: MSAREIGSVLDGKYEIVERLAAGGMGEVFRVRHVHLHEMRVIKILRQDRAADPSAIQRFSQEARIATQIKHANVAILYDFSRLPDGSFYMVWEHIQGEDVSSWLREKGPFPLQLAVELGIQGLRGLEAIHSAGVIHRDLSPDNLMITRDLKGRHQVKIIDLGLAKNLATPASNLEITQAGMFMGKLMYCSPEQAGGLKEGTAIDHRSDLYSFGAVLYEMIAGLPPFDSENQHGFVFKRLTEEALPLTTRNPRVRVPEELDRAVRKALERDRDSRYPDAVAFLQALVRVADQLRQVATQELPVPAEAGGGQRGATSRASSAPVPLAAAAGPVVTAPVRRQSTTDLTREERLELLAQIDRAANSARLLERAEHALAAGKLDEAKALAKRLEAVNAKNQGLADLRRRIAEIDQGAQRGAREREMAERLAAIDAALADGRVDEADDLLGAAVGAFGELPGLVAARERLTVAREASERQERLREAEALVEKYIKDRKQALAELALDTLLEIAPDHPKRQDYQTWVRMIGGEVEKLKQAERILATGREQIGAGDFRAARRQLEAIEKSDPSGELAGLLAREIEEAEARVRQESDLARRRERMESLLAARQLEAAEQELGELAGLGLPRVAAATYRARLDEIRLQQAGEQQATALEERFREALGRQDWFAAREIVEEYARTVPVSQRPGAMLSEIGRLEDLQRRRQGVEQGARQLDNLLDSRRLGEAELTLKVLLGLDPHLPRRAEFEARIAQLRRGG, from the coding sequence TTGAGCGCGCGCGAGATCGGTTCGGTCCTGGACGGCAAGTACGAGATCGTCGAACGTCTCGCTGCTGGCGGCATGGGCGAGGTCTTTCGCGTCCGCCACGTCCACCTGCACGAGATGCGGGTCATCAAGATCCTGCGGCAAGACCGTGCGGCCGACCCGTCGGCGATCCAGCGGTTCTCCCAGGAGGCGCGGATCGCCACCCAGATCAAGCACGCCAACGTGGCGATCCTCTACGACTTCTCGCGCCTGCCCGACGGCAGCTTCTACATGGTGTGGGAGCACATCCAGGGCGAGGACGTCAGCTCGTGGCTGCGCGAGAAGGGACCGTTTCCCCTGCAGCTCGCCGTCGAGCTCGGCATCCAGGGACTCCGCGGTCTCGAGGCGATCCACAGCGCCGGGGTGATCCACCGCGACCTTTCTCCCGACAACCTGATGATCACGCGCGACCTCAAGGGTCGCCATCAGGTGAAGATCATCGACCTCGGTCTGGCGAAGAACCTGGCGACGCCGGCTTCCAACCTCGAGATCACCCAGGCCGGCATGTTCATGGGCAAACTGATGTACTGCTCGCCCGAGCAGGCCGGCGGCCTCAAGGAAGGGACGGCGATCGACCACCGGAGCGATCTCTACTCCTTCGGAGCCGTGCTCTACGAGATGATCGCCGGCCTGCCGCCGTTCGATTCGGAGAATCAGCATGGCTTCGTCTTCAAGCGCCTCACCGAGGAGGCGCTGCCGCTGACCACCCGCAATCCGCGGGTGCGCGTGCCGGAAGAGCTCGACCGGGCGGTGCGCAAGGCGCTCGAGCGCGATCGCGACAGCCGCTACCCGGATGCCGTCGCCTTCCTGCAGGCTCTGGTGCGGGTCGCCGACCAGCTTCGCCAGGTGGCGACGCAGGAGTTGCCGGTCCCCGCCGAGGCCGGCGGCGGCCAGCGCGGCGCGACCTCCCGGGCGTCGTCGGCGCCGGTGCCGCTCGCCGCCGCGGCCGGACCGGTGGTGACGGCCCCCGTCCGGCGGCAGTCGACCACCGACCTGACGCGGGAGGAGCGGCTCGAGCTTCTGGCGCAGATCGACCGCGCCGCCAACTCGGCCCGCCTGCTCGAGCGCGCCGAGCACGCGCTCGCCGCCGGCAAGCTCGACGAGGCGAAGGCGCTCGCCAAGCGGCTCGAGGCGGTCAACGCGAAGAACCAGGGGCTCGCCGACCTGCGGCGGCGCATCGCCGAGATCGACCAGGGCGCGCAGCGCGGTGCACGCGAACGCGAGATGGCCGAGCGGCTCGCGGCGATCGACGCGGCGCTCGCCGACGGGCGGGTCGACGAGGCCGATGACCTGCTCGGCGCGGCGGTCGGCGCGTTCGGCGAGTTGCCGGGGCTGGTGGCGGCGCGGGAGCGACTGACGGTCGCACGCGAGGCGAGCGAACGGCAGGAGCGCCTGCGCGAAGCCGAAGCCCTGGTCGAGAAGTACATCAAGGACCGCAAGCAGGCGCTCGCGGAGTTGGCGCTGGACACGCTGCTCGAGATCGCCCCGGATCACCCGAAGCGCCAGGACTACCAGACCTGGGTGCGGATGATCGGCGGTGAGGTCGAGAAGCTCAAGCAGGCCGAGCGGATCCTTGCCACCGGGCGCGAGCAGATCGGCGCCGGCGACTTCCGGGCGGCGCGCCGCCAGCTCGAGGCGATTGAGAAGAGCGACCCGAGCGGCGAGCTCGCCGGGTTGCTGGCGCGGGAGATCGAGGAGGCGGAGGCTCGCGTCCGCCAGGAGTCCGACCTCGCGCGGCGCCGCGAGCGGATGGAGAGCCTGCTCGCCGCGCGCCAGCTCGAGGCCGCCGAACAGGAGCTCGGCGAGCTCGCCGGGCTCGGGCTCCCGCGAGTCGCCGCCGCGACCTATCGCGCGCGGCTCGACGAGATCCGCCTGCAGCAGGCCGGCGAGCAGCAGGCGACTGCGCTCGAAGAGCGTTTCCGCGAGGCGCTCGGCCGCCAGGACTGGTTTGCCGCCCGCGAGATCGTCGAGGAGTACGCCCGCACGGTGCCGGTCTCGCAGCGTCCCGGGGCGATGCTCTCCGAGATCGGCCGTCTCGAGGACCTGCAACGCCGCCGGCAAGGGGTCGAGCAGGGAGCCCGACAGCTCGACAACCTCCTCGACTCGCGCCGCCTCGGCGAAGCCGAGCTGACCCTCAAGGTGCTCCTCGGCCTCGACCCTCACCTGCCGCGCCGCGCCGAGTTCGAAGCGCGCATCGCGCAGTTGCGCCGCGGCGGCTGA
- a CDS encoding RNA polymerase sigma factor, translating into MRPQLAFSASQHRVRLAEATDRDLLASLAKDDERALEELIARKTRPLVALVARLLGDEEEARDVVQVTFLKLWENRRRFDERWSPNTWIYRIATNLAIDHWRSRKSRERGNEPFRLHLMRRAETRALHDLASLEENEVDAIFRELAAELPEKQRTVFLLREVDGLSSQEVAEIAGCEESTVRNHLFNARKVLRRELVKRYPEYAEGRQPTSGGGA; encoded by the coding sequence ATGAGGCCCCAACTCGCCTTTTCCGCCAGCCAGCACCGCGTTCGCCTCGCCGAGGCGACCGACCGGGATCTGCTCGCCTCGTTGGCGAAGGACGACGAGCGGGCGCTCGAGGAGTTGATCGCTCGCAAGACGCGGCCGCTCGTCGCCCTGGTCGCCCGGCTGCTCGGCGACGAGGAGGAGGCCCGCGACGTCGTCCAGGTCACCTTCCTCAAGCTGTGGGAGAACCGCCGCCGCTTCGACGAGCGCTGGAGCCCCAACACCTGGATCTACCGCATCGCCACCAACCTGGCGATCGACCATTGGCGCTCGCGCAAGAGCCGCGAACGCGGCAACGAGCCGTTCCGCCTGCACCTCATGCGGCGGGCCGAGACGCGCGCCCTGCACGACCTGGCGAGCCTCGAAGAGAACGAGGTCGACGCGATCTTCCGCGAGCTCGCCGCCGAGCTTCCCGAAAAGCAGCGCACCGTCTTCCTGCTGCGCGAGGTCGACGGACTCTCGTCGCAGGAGGTGGCGGAGATCGCCGGCTGCGAGGAGTCGACGGTGCGCAACCACCTGTTCAATGCGCGCAAGGTCCTGCGCCGTGAGCTCGTCAAACGGTACCCGGAGTACGCCGAAGGCCGGCAACCGACCTCCGGAGGTGGCGCGTGA
- a CDS encoding NAD(P)/FAD-dependent oxidoreductase produces the protein MAELSSRDPSGSTNRRPRVVIVGAGFGGLAVARTLRRAPVEVVLIDRANHHLFTPLLYQVATADLGPGDIASPIRQILRRQRNAQVLLAEAEGVDLDGRQVQLRLPDGGLRQEPFDFLILATGVRASYFGHDDWERHAPSLKTLQDATALRDRVLAAFERAELEPEEGERRDELLTFVLVGAGPTGVEMAGALAELARETLVRDFRRIDPRRARVVLLEAGPRILPGFDERLARRAAARLAGMGVEVRCGRPVEAIDADGVVVGGTRLAAATVAWTAGVAPTPAAAWLGASVDRSGRVRVASDLSVPGRGELFAIGDVAFVEQDGRALPGVAQVALQQGRYVARLIAARLAGGPVPPPFRYRDLGNMAVVGRNFALLERRSLRLGGYLAWLAWALVHLESLALFSNRLAVFTRWAWQYFTRQRGSRLILGKP, from the coding sequence GTGGCCGAGCTGTCGTCGCGAGATCCGTCCGGAAGCACGAACCGCCGCCCGCGGGTCGTGATCGTCGGAGCCGGTTTCGGTGGCCTGGCGGTCGCGCGGACGCTGCGCCGCGCGCCCGTGGAGGTCGTCCTGATCGACCGGGCCAACCACCATCTCTTCACCCCGTTGCTCTACCAGGTGGCGACGGCTGACCTCGGTCCGGGCGACATCGCCTCGCCGATTCGCCAGATCCTGCGCCGCCAGCGCAATGCGCAGGTGCTGCTCGCCGAGGCCGAGGGCGTCGACCTCGACGGCCGACAGGTGCAGCTGCGACTTCCGGACGGCGGCCTCCGCCAGGAGCCGTTCGACTTCCTGATTCTCGCCACCGGGGTGCGAGCGAGCTACTTCGGCCATGACGACTGGGAGCGCCACGCCCCCTCGCTCAAGACCCTGCAGGACGCGACGGCGCTGCGCGATCGAGTCCTGGCCGCGTTCGAGCGCGCCGAGCTCGAGCCGGAGGAGGGAGAGCGGCGCGACGAGCTGCTCACCTTCGTGCTGGTCGGCGCCGGGCCGACGGGCGTCGAGATGGCTGGCGCGCTCGCCGAGCTGGCGCGCGAGACCCTGGTGCGGGATTTTCGCCGCATCGACCCGCGCCGGGCGCGCGTCGTGCTGCTCGAGGCGGGGCCGCGGATCCTCCCGGGGTTCGACGAGCGCCTGGCGCGCCGGGCGGCGGCACGACTCGCCGGGATGGGGGTCGAGGTGCGCTGCGGCCGCCCGGTCGAGGCGATCGACGCGGACGGGGTCGTCGTCGGTGGCACGCGGCTCGCGGCGGCGACCGTCGCCTGGACGGCGGGCGTCGCGCCGACGCCGGCGGCGGCCTGGTTGGGTGCGTCGGTCGACCGTTCCGGGAGGGTGCGGGTCGCGTCCGATCTCTCCGTGCCGGGTCGCGGCGAGCTCTTCGCCATCGGCGATGTCGCCTTCGTCGAGCAGGACGGCCGCGCCTTGCCCGGGGTGGCGCAGGTTGCCCTGCAGCAGGGTCGCTACGTCGCGCGGTTGATCGCGGCGCGGCTCGCCGGCGGGCCCGTGCCGCCGCCGTTCCGCTATCGCGATCTCGGCAACATGGCGGTGGTCGGGCGCAACTTCGCCCTGCTCGAGCGCCGCAGCCTGCGGCTCGGGGGCTACCTCGCCTGGCTCGCCTGGGCGCTCGTCCACCTCGAATCGCTGGCGCTCTTCTCCAACCGGCTCGCGGTTTTCACCCGTTGGGCCTGGCAGTACTTCACCCGACAGCGCGGCTCGCGGCTCATTCTCGGCAAGCCCTGA
- a CDS encoding lysophospholipid acyltransferase family protein: MKNAPVRHRLELGGYLAVKALLRGLPHAGSRACGASLGGILHRLDARHRRVVEHNLRLAFPALDDDDRAALARRAFRHTGATFADAISIQRFDRAELCRRVDVSGWEVLRDAEAMGRGVLVMGAHLGNWEVVALTVGALHGPLQAVGRPADNPWMDRELQRLRTRFGNVSLAKHGSVRRMLRVLKEEGRVGMLIDQRVKPHEGIAVPFFGTPCWTSPLLARLALRTGAPIVPAFGDHLPDGRYAMRFLTPLVPEGSENDETVLALTERCLEVVAEAIRLRPESWFWLHERWKGFA, encoded by the coding sequence ATGAAGAACGCGCCGGTTCGCCATCGCCTCGAGCTCGGCGGCTATCTCGCCGTCAAGGCGCTGCTGCGCGGGCTGCCGCACGCCGGCAGCCGGGCCTGCGGAGCGTCCCTGGGGGGGATCCTCCATCGGCTCGACGCTCGCCACCGGCGTGTCGTCGAGCACAACCTGCGGCTCGCCTTTCCGGCGCTCGACGACGACGACCGCGCCGCGCTCGCCCGGCGTGCCTTCCGCCACACCGGCGCGACCTTTGCCGACGCCATCTCGATTCAGCGCTTCGACCGGGCCGAGCTCTGCCGGCGGGTCGACGTCAGTGGATGGGAGGTGTTGCGCGACGCCGAGGCGATGGGGCGCGGCGTCCTGGTGATGGGCGCCCACCTCGGCAACTGGGAGGTCGTCGCGCTGACCGTCGGCGCCTTGCACGGCCCGCTCCAGGCGGTCGGCCGCCCGGCCGACAATCCGTGGATGGACCGCGAGCTGCAACGCCTGCGGACGCGCTTCGGCAACGTCTCGCTGGCCAAGCACGGCTCGGTGCGCCGGATGCTGCGCGTGCTCAAGGAGGAGGGCCGTGTCGGCATGCTCATCGACCAGCGGGTGAAGCCACACGAGGGGATCGCCGTGCCGTTCTTCGGCACCCCCTGCTGGACGAGCCCGCTGCTCGCCCGCCTCGCGCTGCGCACCGGCGCACCGATCGTGCCGGCATTCGGCGATCACCTGCCGGACGGCCGCTACGCGATGCGGTTCCTGACGCCGCTCGTCCCGGAAGGAAGCGAGAACGACGAGACGGTCCTCGCCCTGACCGAACGCTGCCTCGAGGTCGTCGCCGAGGCCATCCGCCTCCGGCCGGAGAGCTGGTTCTGGCTCCACGAACGCTGGAAGGGGTTCGCGTGA
- the lpxK gene encoding tetraacyldisaccharide 4'-kinase, translating to MSAPPLAAAPRAPRSPWQRLYTAAHAWRRRRAATRARRLPRPVVSVGNLHWGGTGKTPLTAALAAHLRDQGRAVAVLSRGYRGSTRKPLLVSRGDGPLVTAELAGDEPVALALALPGVAVAVGRDRAAAGHLALATLEPPPDLFLLDDGFSHVQLARDLDLLAVPESDPFGGGRLPPSGRLREPLASARHAHALLLTGATASPEGARAVAAALAPFGFVGPGFACPTAIGQPHRAEHGEPLAAGSPVLLVAGIARPERFLAAATASGMRVAGTQLFADHHAYPEPSLRAIRLAFGRSGATMVLTTAKDQVKLGDRLGLPIAVLPVSAAPEAAFWAWLDGALRRIAG from the coding sequence ATGAGCGCCCCACCCCTCGCCGCCGCGCCGCGGGCGCCGCGCTCTCCCTGGCAGCGCCTCTACACCGCCGCCCACGCCTGGCGACGGCGACGCGCCGCGACGCGGGCCCGCCGGTTGCCCCGTCCGGTGGTGAGCGTCGGCAACCTTCATTGGGGCGGCACCGGCAAGACGCCGCTCACCGCGGCGCTGGCAGCGCACCTGCGCGACCAGGGGCGCGCCGTCGCCGTGCTCTCGCGCGGCTACCGCGGCTCGACGCGCAAGCCGCTGCTGGTCTCCCGGGGAGACGGTCCGCTCGTCACCGCGGAGCTGGCCGGCGACGAGCCGGTGGCGCTCGCCCTGGCGCTTCCCGGCGTCGCCGTGGCCGTCGGGCGCGACCGGGCCGCTGCCGGCCATTTGGCGCTCGCCACGCTCGAACCGCCGCCCGACCTCTTCCTGCTCGACGACGGCTTCTCCCATGTGCAGCTCGCGCGCGACCTCGATCTGCTGGCGGTTCCCGAAAGCGACCCGTTCGGCGGCGGCCGTCTTCCGCCGTCCGGACGGCTGCGCGAGCCGCTCGCCAGCGCACGGCACGCCCACGCGCTCCTGCTCACCGGAGCGACGGCCTCCCCCGAGGGGGCCCGCGCGGTCGCCGCGGCGCTTGCGCCGTTCGGCTTCGTCGGGCCCGGATTCGCCTGTCCGACGGCGATCGGCCAGCCGCACCGAGCCGAGCACGGAGAGCCCCTCGCCGCGGGGAGCCCGGTCCTCCTCGTCGCCGGCATCGCCCGTCCGGAGCGGTTCCTCGCCGCGGCGACCGCCAGCGGCATGCGCGTCGCCGGAACGCAGCTCTTCGCCGACCACCATGCCTACCCCGAGCCGAGCCTCCGCGCCATCCGGCTCGCTTTCGGTCGCTCCGGCGCGACGATGGTGCTCACCACCGCCAAGGACCAGGTCAAGCTCGGCGATCGCCTCGGCTTGCCGATCGCCGTTCTACCGGTCTCGGCCGCCCCCGAGGCGGCCTTCTGGGCCTGGCTCGACGGTGCGTTGCGACGGATCGCCGGATGA
- the waaF gene encoding lipopolysaccharide heptosyltransferase II, whose amino-acid sequence MSGRTLVVVPNWVGDCVMAQPVLSALAASGRPVVVLAKRGLVPLFSVFPDLSGTLERVADDEATLSAIRAAGCDEAVVLPNSFRSAYLPWRAGIPRRHGYRGDFRGALLAPATRRPAKRPVRPQIADYAELLAAMGVDAPATWIPRLTPSAALAERGRERLERAHLAPQAGPLVGLFPGAEFGASKRWPWERFAALATELRRRRPGIQQLVVAGPKEVWTAVRVHEESGHLHPVIGPDLDLGQLAGLLSHLDLLVTNDSGPMHLAAALGVPCVALFGPTDPRRTAPAGEGHRVLSTDRWCSPCFRRRCPLLHHRCLRDLGVDQVAAACEAILAG is encoded by the coding sequence GTGAGCGGCCGCACCCTGGTCGTCGTGCCGAACTGGGTCGGCGACTGCGTCATGGCCCAGCCGGTGCTGTCGGCGCTCGCGGCGAGCGGTCGCCCGGTCGTCGTGCTCGCCAAGCGCGGGCTCGTGCCGCTCTTCTCGGTCTTCCCGGATCTCTCCGGGACGCTCGAACGGGTCGCCGACGACGAGGCCACGCTCTCGGCGATCCGCGCTGCCGGCTGCGACGAGGCGGTGGTGCTGCCCAACTCCTTCCGCTCGGCGTATCTGCCCTGGCGCGCCGGCATCCCGCGTCGGCACGGCTACCGCGGCGACTTCCGCGGCGCGCTCCTCGCCCCGGCCACCCGGCGGCCGGCGAAGCGCCCGGTGCGCCCGCAGATCGCCGACTACGCCGAGCTGCTCGCCGCCATGGGCGTCGACGCGCCAGCGACCTGGATCCCGCGGCTCACCCCGAGCGCCGCGCTCGCCGAGCGCGGACGCGAACGGCTCGAGCGAGCTCACCTCGCGCCGCAGGCCGGGCCGCTCGTCGGACTCTTCCCCGGGGCCGAGTTCGGCGCCAGCAAGCGCTGGCCGTGGGAGCGCTTCGCCGCGCTCGCCACCGAGCTGCGGCGGCGCCGACCCGGGATCCAGCAGCTCGTCGTCGCCGGGCCGAAGGAGGTCTGGACGGCGGTGCGCGTGCACGAGGAGAGCGGTCATCTGCATCCGGTGATCGGGCCCGATCTCGATCTCGGCCAGTTGGCCGGCCTGCTCTCGCACCTCGATCTGCTGGTGACGAACGACTCGGGACCGATGCACCTCGCGGCCGCCCTCGGCGTGCCGTGCGTCGCGCTCTTCGGGCCGACCGACCCGCGCCGCACGGCGCCCGCCGGCGAGGGTCATCGTGTGCTCTCGACCGACCGCTGGTGTTCCCCCTGCTTCCGCCGGCGCTGCCCGCTGCTGCACCACCGCTGCCTGCGCGACCTCGGCGTCGACCAGGTGGCGGCGGCGTGCGAGGCGATCCTCGCCGGATAG